A single Populus nigra chromosome 13, ddPopNigr1.1, whole genome shotgun sequence DNA region contains:
- the LOC133670393 gene encoding putative UPF0481 protein At3g02645: protein MENDIEQARASNMEEDKASGPNKGKFFDVGSASDIEMAINLDYYKEKREMATNILAKLDSEVKRMSFKRNGSERCIYTVPKPLRHVNWKAYAPLLISIGPLHRENTRLEAMEKEKLKFFKKLTERDGMDEKKIIDIVISIENQEERLRHCYSEKFKLIKSRDFVEMILLDAVFVIQFLLESKDDKGPKNFEPRMTFDIRED, encoded by the coding sequence ATGGAAAACGATATTGAACAGGCAAGAGCATCAAATATGGAAGAGGATAAGGCAAGTGGTCCAAACAAGGGAAAATTTTTTGATGTGGGAAGTGCTTCAGACATTGAGATGGCTATAAATCTCgattattataaagaaaaaagagagatggcTACAAATATTTTGGCAAAGCTGGATTCTGAGGTGAAACGGATGTCCTTTAAAAGGAACGGTTCCGAGCGCTGCATCTACACGGTACCCAAACCGCTTCGACACGTAAATTGGAAAGCCTACGCTCCACTACTGATTTCCATAGGTCCTCTTCACCGCGAAAATACAAGACTAGAGGCCATGGAAAAGGAGAAACTGAAATTTTTCAAAAAGCTTACTGAACGGGATGGGATGGATGAGaagaaaattattgatattGTGATCAGCATTGAGAACCAAGAAGAGCGTCTCCGACACTGTTATTCAGagaaattcaaattaatcaagAGCCGTGATTTCGTAGAGATGATCCTGCTGGATGCTGTCTTCGTCATTCAGTTTTTGTTGGAGTCAAAGGATGATAAAGGTCCTAAGAATTTTGAGCCCAGGATGACATTTGACATACGAGAAGACTAG